The sequence GTTGCCAGTCCCGCAGCTGTTAGTGTTTAGCTGTTCCCACCCTGGCTGTGCCTGCGGGAATGCACTGTGCTGGGAAACGCAGCTGCATCCTGCAGGCTCTGCCATGCTCCCCCCTGCTGTACATCATCCCCTTCCTCTTAAATGTGACGTATGTGGATGTGACTaaaccttttttgtttgtttttattttttaattatttctctgagggtgaggagcaggagctctcACATTACGGTGCTGAGTGCCAGGATCGAGGCATCTCTCCCAGCAGGATGGGCTCTGTgtggcacagaggggacacagccccaTAGTAAGGGGACATTAAGGGCCTGCAGGTGCTGGTGAGGATGTTCCATCACCCACCAGCATGGCTGAGGATGCAGTGGGCcgagagcagccaggctgggaaagtGTGTCTTTGGTGTTGGAAGAAGCAGATGGGAAGGGGCTAGTGCCTGCCAAACTGACCCTGGGCCAGGAGAGCACCCACTCCCCATCCTTGAGGTGCCAGGGTTTGGCCAGGTCAGCTCTGATGAGATGGGGATGAGCTGGGACAAGGCTGAGGGCACCCTGGCTCTGGATGCTGCCCCAGGTAGTCCTACATACCCGTGAGGAGCCAGgctgtcccttccctgccacaCAGGCCCTGCTGGGAGAGCCCCTTGTGCTTGGGGGGAGGCTGCGTTTTAACTGACTTGAAGACTTGGATCATTCCTGGTGTGGCTGATGAGGATTTTAGTGTGAATGtgcaatttttgtttccttgcttcTTATGTCCCTGgtttcaaataaaattactgtgttCACGTGGCTGTGCCCGTGTGCGATTCCTGGGGCTGGGATTCCCAGGGTGCTAGTGGGGTTCAGGTCCAGCACCCTCTGGCTCGTGTGTCCTTGCTCCCCCAATTCAAAGACAGATGCACGGACAGgattagtagtagtagtatttCACTTTTTTGCCCCCATTTTGCCTCTACTATGAGCAGTAGCAATTTCAGGGCAGGACTGCACAAACACCCTGGAAAAGACagtgaagagaaataaatttttaatctGCTTCATCCCTACAGTGAAATGTTTTTTCAAAGCTCCACATCAGGCTCGGGGATGGAATTTTTTGGAGGGGAAACATGATACTCCACCCTTAATCCAGCTGGAggaccccagccctgcagggtgtGGAGCGGGGGTTGGCTGCAAGGAGCAGCCATGGCTGAGCAGTTGCCCCTTCCAGGCTGGTCCCAGTGTTGGCACTCAGTCCCCGGTGTTACAGAATTCTCACTATGACTACAGCTGGCACATAGCTTGACTTGTGTTCAGGCCAGTGTGTgttccccacagccccagctgtgaAGGGGTCTGTCCAGAAAATGTTTCACTCTTTCACccgctgctttttctttttcctcttcttgggagctgctcctggctccaTTCCCTCTCCTGGCTGTGGGTTCTCCTTGGCTactgcaggcagggagctgtggaCAAGAGCAAACTGAGCCACACTCACCAGTGCCCTCTGTTCCCACAGCCACGTCCCCTCACACCCTCCCCTGGGTGCCTGGAGCCCTGACCTTGGCAATGGGGCCCCCCAGAAGTAGCTGGAgtcccccacagccccctctcacctgggagcagcagccccttccctgcaccgctccagcacagccacgaAGAAGCCATGGGTGAAGGTCTCTGCAGGGGAAGCACGGAGGCAGCTCTCTGCTCCAGAGAAGGCAGCGAGTCCTCGGCAGGGCCAGGATGGGAAGGCAGTCACCAGCCTGCAGCATGGAAAAGGGGTCAGCACCAAACCCTGCCCCTACAGCCCCCCAAGTTCCCTGAGCCAGACCTACCTGAAGGCCGAGCcccactcctgcagcacagcctgcaccacatcctcgttctcctcctggTGTAGGGAGCAGGTGGAGTAGACCAGGCGCTGGAGAGCTGGAAAGCTCAGGGCATGGTTCAGGGCCCGGCGCTGGAAGCCAGCCAGTGCCTGCAAGCGTTCAGCACTCGGGGCCgcttcctgccccagcccccgggtcaccatccctgcaggacAGGAGCTGTCACCTGGGGTCTGCACACCCACAGCCCAGCTTCAGGTGAGCAGCTGGAGCCTAACACATTACCTGAGCCACTGCAGGATGGGTCGAGAAGGATGTGGGTCACCCTGCTGTatttggggtctctggggtcCACAGTCAGGAAGTCCTGCTGGGCCAGCTGGCAGCCAGTGACCCCTGCCCGTGTCAGCAGCGTGTTCATGGTGGCCACGCGCTTGGGGTCCACATCAAAGGCAAAGATCTGTCTGAAGGCAGAGCCCAGCGCCCAAGAGAGACTGTGAACAGACCACCTGGCCCCCAGGAACACTCAAATACTGGGCAGGCAGACCTTGAGAGCTGCCTCCCCTCTGGCAGGGGTATGGAATAGGGCCAGGGCCGGGAGGCTGGGAGTGAACCCCTACATGACTTCATGTCCCCTCAGGTCCTTCCAGTGGCCCAGCACTGTCAGAGCCACCAGCTCACCTGAGTTGGTGACAGgctgcagctcttcctgccACCTTCTTGTGCTCTCTGTGGGCTCGGGGGGACCAGGGCCacctccccccttccctccacccctgcacacagccctgccctcacCCCTTGTTCTTCAGGATGGCAGCCAGGTGGCTTGTCTTGTTTCCAGGGGCAGCACAGGCATCGATGACGTGGGAACCGGCAGCAGGGCcaaggaggaaggcagggaggcagctggCCTGCAAGAGAGCAAAGACCATCAAAGGGGTGGGCAGAAACACCTGGCCCCTCCTCGGACATGGCTGATGCTGTGGGGTCACAGGGACCACCATGACACAGGGCCAAGGCCACCACCACCCTCCACCAACAGCCTTGCCCAACCCACAgtcccctgctcctcccagctgctggtccccagctcccacagggGGTTTTATACCCCAGGATTTCATCCTGAACCTTCAAACTATGGAAGCAAAGCCTCAGGGGAGTCCCACAGTTTCTGCTTAGACTTAAATGCTGCAGCAAGTTGAGCCATTGTGGAAGGAGCTCACCCTTCCACCTGTCGGTAGTTTTCCTGCCCTTGCAACTTCCTGCTCCCCAGTTCCCTCACCTTGTCCTGCAGAATTATGTGTCCTGAAGTATACAGCAAGTTGTCATGGAGGTCTCTCTGCGCAGGGAAAACCAACAGCTCCGGGAGATGAAGATCcaacaagaatttttttccgGAGAGGGCCTTCAGCTCCTCCACACTGCCCATGAGACATAGGGAGCATGAATACAAAGTCTTAATCCCAGTGCCTacagcagagcccaggctgaGAACCCCCTtcatcccacagctcctctccagctccaggcagcaCCCAGAGAGGCAGCATCTAAGAATGGGGGGTGATTGAGACCCCAGCCCAACCACCCTGAGCACCAAGTTCAGCAATCCTTCAACCCACCAGACCTCATCCCATGCCACTTGCTGACATCCCAGGAAAGGCAGCATAGCAGAAAGAAATACTCACCTGGCTGCCTTGCCCAGGTAGGTGTATCCCTGGCGCTTGAAGAAGTCGATCACATCGTCCACACAAGTCTTCAGGGTGTTGACCCGGACGTAGCGTGGGACCTGGGAGGCTACAGGCGCTGGACAGGTCAGACGCGGCCCtccactgctcccagcacagggtgcccaCCCAGCCCGAGCCCACTCACCTGCGGGGCTTACCGCCTGCTCCGAGGCCAGCAGGTCCTCGTTGCGGCTCACCTTGTGCCGCACCTTCATGCGGGCCAGCTCGGCCTCCAGCCGCGCCCGGTGCCGCCGGGCCAGCGCCTTCCACCGGCCCCCGCACTTGAGCCCCTTGCCGAAGAGCAGGTCGTACACCAGGACCTGAGGGGAGGGGACGACGtgagcccggccccgccgctccagGACACCGCGGCTTCAGGGTACCGCGAATCCCGCACACCGCGGCCCAGGGATTACGCGACTCCCCGTACCTTCGCCAGCTGCGGCGGCAGCTTCTTCTCGGCCTGCAGCAGCGCGGCTCcatccagcagcttctccagcacCGAGGCGTAGCGGAGGGTCTCGGACACCAGCGCGTACAGCTGCCGGACGTGCTGCGGGGCAGGCAGCGGTGAGCGCCTCCGGGCCTGCGCCGGGCTCCAGGGCTCCTCCGCACCCTCCCGAATGGGATTCCCCCCCGGCCGCCCCGCACCCCCGTCCCCTCCGGGCGCACCGGGAAGCCGCTGTTGTACACGAGGCTCTTGAGGCCGCCCTCGCCGCGCTCCAGCCCCGCCAGCACCGCGGCCGCCGCGCTGTACAGCGCCATGTGCGCCCCGCGCCGCTTCCGCCGGGGCCTCCGGGGCCACAGGGGGCGagcgcggccccgctccggggTCGCTGCCCGGGGAGCGGGCCGAGGGCACGAAGCGGGGCGGGCGCCGTGCGGGCGCTGCTGGGCGGGCAGCGCCGGCGGAAGGACCCGCGTCACCCTGGCTACACCATCATCGCAGTGACCCCGGCCAACCCAGTCACCCCGGTCACCCCGGTGATCCCAGCCACCTTGGTCACTCTGGCCACCCCATCATCACAATGACCTCGCCCACTCTGCTCACCCCGGCCAGCCAGTGACCCCGGTCACCCCCATCATCCTGGGCACCCCATGATCAGTGACCTTGTCCAGCCCAGTGACACCAGCTACCCCCATCACCCTGTTCATCCTGGTGATCCCAGCCACCCTGACCAGCCAGTCACCCTGGCCATCCCAGCCACCTCCATCACCCCAGTCACCCTGGTCACCGACTCCGGTCACCACCCTGGACACCCCATCCGGTCCCTGCATGTGGAAGCACGCTGACGTTACTACTGGTTGCTAGACCTTGTGATACTCTGTGGGTGATGGGTTGGTGGGGATTTACTGTGGACTTTGGTGGTGTTTATGCTGAACTCAAACAAAGCAAAGGATGCCCAGCCCTGGAAAGAGGGGTCTGCTCCAGGAAAGGGATCTGCTCTGGGAAAGAGGGATCTGCTCTGGGAAGCTCAGAGCTGTCCATGGAGGGCAAAGGATACCCCAGGACAGCCACCATAAGGCAGTGTCCCAGCCACCTGGACATGGCTTTGAAACTGTCCCAGCACTGTCTGGTGTGAAGGATCAGTCACTCCAGCACGaccagctccagggacacctggaTCCAGGGACAGACAAGAGCTGCTTTGCAGTGTCTGAAGGGTTAGCAGTGGGTGCTGAGGATCAGTCATCTTGTACCTGAACAATCAAAGGGTGTAAGAATCTCATCCTAGTGACAGGATctgagggaatggctggagctctgtcactgtCAGAGAAGGTTTAGGTTGGTATCAGTAAAAGGTTCTTCCCacagagggtggtggggcactgcccaggctccccagggaatggtcacagccccaaggctgccagagctccaagAGTGTTTgtacaacactctcaggcacaaggtgggattgttggggtgtctgtgcagggccaggagttggactcgatgatccgtgtaggtcccttccagctcaggatattacATTGATTCTACAATACTTGAACCCATGGAAAGGCATGATCAGGAGCCCCAGCTTGGCGGGGATGCAGGAACAAACATTTACCTTGGTGGTGCCGTATTTTATGCCCTGGCCTCTGGTCGGCACAGGCTGGTTGTGCATTTTGGTGACAGGACCAAGGAGCAGGTCCCTGGTGACCCTTTGCAGTTTGCAGGAGCCACTGGAgaggcactgctgggctgtgtGCAGAGTggccctgctcccctcagcccATGGCCCTGGGCAGTGTCCCCCCCTAGCAGGCTAGGCACACAGTCCCCCATGCTGgctcacagccctgggcagctggaaaGACCAGGACTGAcctgctgcctgcacacagctcttcagctgctttttgtgCTCCCATTTCCCCCTTCAGCAGCCCCTCATCCTGCAGAGCACCATGGTTGCCCACTCAGCTCCGGCTGTGCTCGTAGTCTCAGAGAGGGTCCCTGTCTCAGCCAGCAACCAGCCCATCCACCTCAAGCTCTGTTTGGAAGGATGTGCCACAAAGAGCCTGAACACTCATGGCTCACCCTGTTCAGGCATACAGACCTTTCCAGGGGGACATCCAGGCAGGTAAGCTGTGTTTCAGACTGGGGATGGGGATGCTGAGGTCAAGGCTGACATTTTATGCTcttggaggagagggaaaggactCTCCTGTACTGATGGAGCTTGTTGTGCAGCACCACAGCTTCCATGGGAGGACAACTCTGCCACAGCCTTAACTGAGACAAGCTGAGAGAACTGAggctgttcagtctggagaagagaaagttcCAGTATCTGAAAGGGGCTAcaaggaagctggagaaggacttttcaTCAGGAACTGGATAGATCAAGGGGAaatgggttcaaactgaaaaagggaaaattttagTTAGATATATGGAAGagatttttccctgtgagagtgaaaaggccttggcacaggttgcccagagaagctgtggctgccatcCCTAGAAgtttccaaggccaggttggatggagcttgaagcaacctggtctagtggaaggtgtccctgccaatggcagggggttggaatgaaatgatctttaaggtcccttccaagccaaaccattccatgattctatgccTGTGCATCTGTGGGATGCATTGGGCAGGACTCTGAGGTGAGCTCTGCCCTTGCCCTGGCTCCACAGCACCTCAATGACACAGGCCAGCACAATGCTGGGTGCCAGGGGGCTGCAGGCCCTGGCttggcagcacacagagcacaggatCTGCCCCTCCAGCACCCTGGGGAGGGacagcctgcagtgctggcaggacGAGTGCCCACACTGCAGCATCAGTTGCTTCTTGAACACGTCCAGGCAGATGGGACAgaccagctgctcctccagcttgTTGATGTTTGTCTTCTGAGCCATCCTGCCACCTTCCCACATGGATCTGGGCTGGGAAACACTGGTGGGAGATCAGTCCTGTTCCAAGATCAAGATTGGCAGCGCAGACAGCTGCAAACCCATCATtaaaactccaaacaaaactCATGTGTCCTGGATCTGCCCAAGGTGTCAGCAGTCACCCCCAAGCTGTTCCCACCTGGGCCCAGGCAGGGATGTCAGACTGCAGTGGAGTCTTGCCTGTGTGCCAGGGCTCAGACgcagccaggagggattttctgctgaaaaatccCAGTCTTGACCCTGTATGAATTCCCACGGATCTCTTTGGGGTTATCTCAGCCCATGGACATCCTCAGAAGGACTGGCATCACCCAAGTGATGCATCTAagcaaaaagcagaaggaaaacacaaaaagcaCATTTATCTTGGAGGTGGAGGGCGATGCTGGATTTGGGAAGCTGAGGCA is a genomic window of Corvus hawaiiensis isolate bCorHaw1 chromosome 20, bCorHaw1.pri.cur, whole genome shotgun sequence containing:
- the NSUN5 gene encoding 28S rRNA (cytosine-C(5))-methyltransferase; the protein is MALYSAAAAVLAGLERGEGGLKSLVYNSGFPHVRQLYALVSETLRYASVLEKLLDGAALLQAEKKLPPQLAKVLVYDLLFGKGLKCGGRWKALARRHRARLEAELARMKVRHKVSRNEDLLASEQAVSPAASQVPRYVRVNTLKTCVDDVIDFFKRQGYTYLGKAASVEELKALSGKKFLLDLHLPELLVFPAQRDLHDNLLYTSGHIILQDKASCLPAFLLGPAAGSHVIDACAAPGNKTSHLAAILKNKGQIFAFDVDPKRVATMNTLLTRAGVTGCQLAQQDFLTVDPRDPKYSRVTHILLDPSCSGSGMVTRGLGQEAAPSAERLQALAGFQRRALNHALSFPALQRLVYSTCSLHQEENEDVVQAVLQEWGSAFRLVTAFPSWPCRGLAAFSGAESCLRASPAETFTHGFFVAVLERCREGAAAPSSLPAVAKENPQPGEGMEPGAAPKKRKKKKQRVKE